TGTCTGGCAGCACGCGATTCAAGCTTTCTACCGTGATATCGGGAAAACTCAAGTTGATCGCCCCGCTGATGTGAAGCTCGTCGAACTTCTCGCGACTGCGGGCATCCAAAATGATCGTGCCGCGTTCGCGACTCATCCGAATGAATTCGTCTTCCGTCAGACGATGTGACTCTCTGTGTGCGGCAGCCTCCTTTGCCGTCCGCAGGTAGCCATCCATATCGATTGCGGGATTAGGAATGACAGGCTTCTGCGCGAGGGCCGCAGGTATCACGCAAAGAATCGCAACCACCGTCCAAAGTAAGTGCTTCATCGTCACTACCTCCGCTTTTAAGACGAACAAGGATTAAGACGTTTGCGCAACGAAAGTAGTTGGGTTTCATTTTGACCGTGGAAAGAGTCTTGTTGGTTAGCGTTCTTTCCGTTTCTTTGCGCCTAAGCGCCGGCAGATCGCTAGTCATCTATTGGAACGTCCGAGGAGCCACGGCATGCCAGTCATGAAGCTTTGGACTGCCTTTTCCATATCAGGTACGCGGGAATGCCCATGAGCACGAGTATGTATCCAATTCCGGAAGTGGCCGGCGTTAGGTAAGCCAAATCAATTATCAAGAGCACAGCGAGCAGAATATAAATGATTGGCACGACGGGATAACCGATTGTGCGATAAGGCCTCTCCATGGCAGGCGCTTTCCGACGCATCACGAAAACCGCTCCGACCATCAGCGCATAAAAAACCAGGTCAGCCGAAATCACATAGTCGAGCAACTGGCCGTAGACGTTTCCGTACTTGAATTGTTTGGTTACGGGATCGGTGGTCACGGTGCGCGGCAATGTAAGCAGACATGTCCAGATGCATTGCGCGATCAACGCCACTACCGGAACGTTGCGATCGCTGAGGTTGCCGGCGCGTTTGAAGAAAAGGCCATCACGCGCCATCGCGTAGTAAATCCGCGCCCCCGCCAAAATTAATCCGTTGTTGCATCCGAACGTCGAGATCATGATCGCAATCGCCATCAACGTCAGTCCGGGACGACCCAGGGCCATCTTCATTGTTTCCGTGGCGATCGTGTTCGGAGGCGTGCGGAGTCCGGGAAATGCACCCAGCGGCAAGGTGAACACGTAAGTCAGGTTGGCGAGCAAATACAGCAGGACAACTACGCCGCAACCGATGAAAAGCGCGCGGGGGAGATTTCGTCCCGGATCTCGAATCTCGCTGCCCGTGAAAGTCACGTTGTTCCAAGCTGACTGCGCGAACAACGGCCCAACCATCGCCAGCCCAACCAGCATCATCAGCCACAGGCCGCTCGTGGTTTGCATTCCCGGTTGCGCCAGGCTGGGATTCCAACCGGCGTTCGCCCATGGATTCCACCAATCACTTGCATAGGCCGCACTGGTCGCATTCCGTCCGAGCAACAGACCAATCACGATCAAACCAATCAGGGCGGCGGTCTTGGTGAACGTGAACGTGTTTTGAATCAGCTTGCCGGTATTAAGCCCTCGTGTGTTTGTGAAAGTCAGGAAGCTGATTAGCAGAATCGCGACGAGCTGTTGCGTCGATAACGTGATGGCGTAGCTTCCCAAATGGATTGGCGGAATAAGGTAGACACTTTCGGAAATCGTCGGGGTCAGCACGCCCATGAAAATCGCGAAGGCCACTGCCACCGCAGCGATTGTTCCCGTCTGGACCACGAAGAAGAGTGTCCAGCCAAAGAGGAAGCCCGTCGCGGAACCATAAGCCTCACGGAGAAACACATACTGGCCTCCTGCGCGCGGCATCATCGCCGCTAATTCCGCGCAACACAGCGCGCCGGTGATCGTCAGCACGCCGGCAATCGCCCAGGCCGCCAGCAACCATCCGGGCGAGCCGACCAGGGTCATTGATTTGGCCGAGACGATAAAAATTCCCGAGCCAATCATCGATCCGATAACGATCATCGTCGCGTCGAGCAGGCCGAGGCCGCGGACGAGTTTGTTCGCTTCAGTTTTCGCCATTGTGCGGTGGCTAGTACTCCAATCGGATAGGCGAAGTCAACGGAAATCTCATCTCTGGAACACAGGGTCGCGCCTGCGTTCGATCTGTCGATCAGTTTAGAGGCGGGCTACCGCCCGCCCGCTCGTTTGCAATTCTAGAAGGCGGGCAGTTAGCCCGCCTCTAAACGATATCCAGGTTGTTCCGCAAGCGGGACGCTTCCGCTTCAGTCCCCACTTACCAGTTACTGCTTGTTGATTTTCCCGCGGCAGGTTGGCGCTCCGCAGGCGCAACGCTTCGAATCGGGATGCAGTGTCTGCTCGTAGTCGATCGTGATTTCTTCACCGGGCCGGATGTCGCGCAAAGCAAAGAACAGGACATGGCCGTACAAAGTTCTCATGAACGCATTTGGTTGGCAGGAGTGATTGATGTAGTGCGTGCCGTTACCGCCGCGCGCGCCGTCCAGACTGAAGCGCCCATCGATATCGCAGATGCGCAGGACCTGACGATTGCGTGCGCGCTGGCGAGCTTCAAGGTCTGAGATCCGCTCGCCCGTGTACTCGGCTATCTTTCGCCGGCGTTGGAAATGCGTGGTGGCAAAGCAGCCCTTGCCGTTAATCGGGGATTTGCGGATTGCCAAGCCGTGCGCAAGTTTCATCAGCTGGCATTGTACGACATGATCTCTGTGGTACTCCGTGCGGCCTCCGTGCCTCTGTGGTGAACTCCTCGTTTGAGGGCCTGCACCACAGAGACACAAAGAACCACAGAGCGACACAGAGGCCTACTACTCACTTCATCGTTTGCGGTGCGACGTAGCGCACTTCCGCAATCTCCGCGAGCGCCTCCAGCTTTTCGATGGTCAGCCGTCCGATGACGAGCTTTGCACTCTTCGGATCCAGAACCACTTCGAATCCGAGCGCCTTCAGCTTCGCCAGTGTGGCCTCTGATTTTTCCGTCAACCAGATTTGCACCTCGGCCTTGCCCTCGCGAACAAATTTCGCTTCGTCGGCCGAAGCGGCGAGCTTCGGATCTTTGAGACGATCCACGATGGCGAGCACCGATGGATGAAGTTTCGCCCTTTTCTGTTCGGCCGCCGTGAATTTCCGCCCGCCGTCCCCTTCTGGTCTGGGTGCCGGCGAAGGCCCGCTTCCGGCTCCGGCGCCACCGACACCGTAGCCAATCCCACCGCCGCTGCCGCCACCGCTGCCGCTGCGTTGAGATTTAGGTTTCGGACGGGGCGCACGATTCTTCGTCACGACCGCTCCAGGATCCAGGGCTTTCTGGTCGACCACAGCCCTCAGCTGCCCATCAGTCGTGTTGATTACTGGAGATGGAGCTGAAGCCGCAACAGTTACCGTCTGGTTCATGCTCCCTGCGGAAAGGCTGGTTAGGCCGTGGACTTGCCGACTATTAACCCGCAGGGTCTCTCGGCCGAACACGGCGTCGCGATCAACCCCCTCCGGTACTTCCACCGGAACATCGATGCGCCGCGGTTGTCCGCCGTCGGTCACCACCATCTCTTCAACCGCGACGAACGAAGTGAACTGCGTCATCAGACGATAATCCAAACCGAGTTGGGTAATCGTCTGTTTCAGGTCTTCCTTCATGGTTCCGGCTTGCGCCCCGTTTAGGTCCTGCGCCATCAACTCATCGACACGCGTGCGCGCCCAAAGCGTCGCCAGCACGTCCCGTTTGTCCGTCGCCGAAAAATCGACGGGTATCTCGCGCACGAAATCGCGGCCCGACATCTTGCCTTTCAGGCGAATCACACCACGACCGTTACCGCCGTACTTGCCCGTCAAAATCACCGGTTTAGCACCGAACAAATCGGGAATGACTTTTGGATAAACATCGCTGACCGGCATGCCGTTCCAATCGACCGAAATGTCGGTCAACAAAGGATTGCGCACGCGCTCGTGAAAACGGCGGGCGGCGGCTGAGCCGTCATCAGTCAGCGCGACATATTCGACTTCACCGCGACCGTGCTTCGCCATGTTGTCGAGCAGATAACGATTCACGCTGCTACCAATGCCAAACGCGAAAACGCGCGCGTTCGGATGCTTCTGCACTTCGCCGATAATCTCCATGTCGTTGCCGACATAGCCGTCGGTCATAAAGCAAACGATCCGCACATGTCCCTGCGCGTCTGACGGATCAAGCGACGCCTTGATGGCCTTCATCATCTCGGTACCGCCGCCGCCCTGACGCGATTCCAGAAAAGCCTGCGCCTTCGCCAGGTTCTCTTTCGTCGCGGACACGGGTTCGGGAAACAGGATGTGGGTGTCACCGGCGAAAGTAATCAGATTGAAAGTGTCGTGCGGATAAAGATTGTCGAGCGCCATCTTCATCGTCTCTTTCGCCTTTTCGATCGGAAAGCCATACATCGATCCTGACGTGTCGAGTACGAACACAAGCTCTTTCGGCGTCACGTCTTCGGCGGTTACTCGCTCAGGTGGCTGGACAATCAATGTGAAGAAGCCGCTCGCGCCCGTGTAGTGCGTTAGCAGCGCGTCGTTGATTTTCTTGCCCGCCACGTCGTAGCGCAGGATGAAATCCTTGTTGGGAATCGTCACCAACTCTTGCAGGGTCACGCGCGCGCGCCGATCGTTAGGCCGCTCAACAATCACCTGGTGCGTCTTTGAATTGAGCGCGTCAATCGGCACACCGGCGTCGAGGGAAACTTCCACCGAAATATCGTGACCCGCGCGCATGCCGGCGGGCGGCGGTGGCGGCGTGATGCGCGAGGCGTCCGGCACTTTGTCCGTGTCCGGCGCCAGACCCGTGCTCTGCGCGCCGGTCGCGTTGCCCGGAATGTAACGCGGGCCCACGACCATCGGAAACACAAACTCGTAGGAACCGTCTTCGTACTTCAGCGTCTCGACATAACTGATCGTGATTTTGATCTTTTCACCGGGAAGAATGTTCGCGACCGATTGGGTGAAGATGTTCGGCCGCTCCTGCGAGAGCAGGCTTGCGCGCTGGCCACCGGCTTTGGCGGCTTCGTAAACTGCCTGCGCTTCTTCACGCTTGAGGACCTTTCCGCGCACCGTCTTGTCGCCGATCACCATCGTCATGTCATCGACGGCGGCGTTCTGTGGCAAGGGGAACGTGTAAACCGCTTCGATCTTTTCGGTGAAAGGATTTTCGAATTGCTGCGTTACCGTCACGCGTGACAGAAAGCCACTGATTTGGGCTTTCACCTCAGTGTGTTTGAGCGGACAAACGGCCTTTGGCGCGCCTCCCGGATCCAGGACCTGAAGAGTGCCTTGCGTGATCTTGTTCGCATCCTGGGCGGACGCGATTGATCCTGACGTCGTCAGCGAGTCGGAAGCAGCGAACGTGAGCAACGAGAGACAGGTTAGTAAAAGCGATTTGGGAAAGTACTTTGCGCGCATAGTCTCCTCCGCGTGACTCGGGCAAGGCCGGTCAGGTCAGTGAACGTCGATCTGTGGTACTGCTGACTAGAGACTAACTTTCAGTCTCTGGTTCCCAGTCGTACTGGGCCTAGAACGCATAACGGAGGGGAGACTTGCAGTGGAATCTGATGCGTAGATGCTGAATCTTCTCTCCGCGATGGCTACCATTTTGCCGTGCCAGAAACTCAATACAAATTGAAGTTGTATTCCAGCTGCATGTACATCGAGACGGGTTGGCCGTTACGCATCGCCGGCAAAAACCGTATCTGACGCGCGGCGGCAATTGCTTTCTCCGTCAGGCCGCCACCGAGTTTTTGCACCGCATTGATGTTGGTGACCTGTCCGCTGCTCGAGAAGACGACGCGCAACACGACCGTACCGGTAACTTGATCCCGTCGTGCCTGCTCCGTGTACTGCGGCTCGGGCTTGGCGATCACACGCGGACGGGTGCTCACCTCGGGCGACCTGTAAACGCGATCCTTATCGT
The nucleotide sequence above comes from Pyrinomonadaceae bacterium. Encoded proteins:
- a CDS encoding rhodanese-like domain-containing protein, which gives rise to MKHLLWTVVAILCVIPAALAQKPVIPNPAIDMDGYLRTAKEAAAHRESHRLTEDEFIRMSRERGTIILDARSREKFDELHISGAINLSFPDITVESLNRVLPDKNARILIYCNNNFTGSEQAFPTKRVTASLNLSTYIALYTYGYRNVYELGPLLDIKKTKLDFAGSLSGQLADAAETRRD
- a CDS encoding amino acid permease, coding for MAKTEANKLVRGLGLLDATMIVIGSMIGSGIFIVSAKSMTLVGSPGWLLAAWAIAGVLTITGALCCAELAAMMPRAGGQYVFLREAYGSATGFLFGWTLFFVVQTGTIAAVAVAFAIFMGVLTPTISESVYLIPPIHLGSYAITLSTQQLVAILLISFLTFTNTRGLNTGKLIQNTFTFTKTAALIGLIVIGLLLGRNATSAAYASDWWNPWANAGWNPSLAQPGMQTTSGLWLMMLVGLAMVGPLFAQSAWNNVTFTGSEIRDPGRNLPRALFIGCGVVVLLYLLANLTYVFTLPLGAFPGLRTPPNTIATETMKMALGRPGLTLMAIAIMISTFGCNNGLILAGARIYYAMARDGLFFKRAGNLSDRNVPVVALIAQCIWTCLLTLPRTVTTDPVTKQFKYGNVYGQLLDYVISADLVFYALMVGAVFVMRRKAPAMERPYRTIGYPVVPIIYILLAVLLIIDLAYLTPATSGIGYILVLMGIPAYLIWKRQSKAS
- a CDS encoding SET domain-containing protein, with protein sequence MKLAHGLAIRKSPINGKGCFATTHFQRRRKIAEYTGERISDLEARQRARNRQVLRICDIDGRFSLDGARGGNGTHYINHSCQPNAFMRTLYGHVLFFALRDIRPGEEITIDYEQTLHPDSKRCACGAPTCRGKINKQ
- a CDS encoding VIT and VWA domain-containing protein; protein product: MRAKYFPKSLLLTCLSLLTFAASDSLTTSGSIASAQDANKITQGTLQVLDPGGAPKAVCPLKHTEVKAQISGFLSRVTVTQQFENPFTEKIEAVYTFPLPQNAAVDDMTMVIGDKTVRGKVLKREEAQAVYEAAKAGGQRASLLSQERPNIFTQSVANILPGEKIKITISYVETLKYEDGSYEFVFPMVVGPRYIPGNATGAQSTGLAPDTDKVPDASRITPPPPPAGMRAGHDISVEVSLDAGVPIDALNSKTHQVIVERPNDRRARVTLQELVTIPNKDFILRYDVAGKKINDALLTHYTGASGFFTLIVQPPERVTAEDVTPKELVFVLDTSGSMYGFPIEKAKETMKMALDNLYPHDTFNLITFAGDTHILFPEPVSATKENLAKAQAFLESRQGGGGTEMMKAIKASLDPSDAQGHVRIVCFMTDGYVGNDMEIIGEVQKHPNARVFAFGIGSSVNRYLLDNMAKHGRGEVEYVALTDDGSAAARRFHERVRNPLLTDISVDWNGMPVSDVYPKVIPDLFGAKPVILTGKYGGNGRGVIRLKGKMSGRDFVREIPVDFSATDKRDVLATLWARTRVDELMAQDLNGAQAGTMKEDLKQTITQLGLDYRLMTQFTSFVAVEEMVVTDGGQPRRIDVPVEVPEGVDRDAVFGRETLRVNSRQVHGLTSLSAGSMNQTVTVAASAPSPVINTTDGQLRAVVDQKALDPGAVVTKNRAPRPKPKSQRSGSGGGSGGGIGYGVGGAGAGSGPSPAPRPEGDGGRKFTAAEQKRAKLHPSVLAIVDRLKDPKLAASADEAKFVREGKAEVQIWLTEKSEATLAKLKALGFEVVLDPKSAKLVIGRLTIEKLEALAEIAEVRYVAPQTMK